Within the Osmerus eperlanus chromosome 10, fOsmEpe2.1, whole genome shotgun sequence genome, the region CTAGATTATAATAAATGTGGTACTTGCTACTTGTTGTTTTGGGAATTGTGTACAGAGAATATAGTTTAAATAAGTGTTAATAAAATAATCAGTTAATGGTCCTCTATAATCACTTAACTAATAGATGACCACATACTGGTCTTCACCATGTGCTTAGTGGTGTACACTCCACATTGGCATCTTGAATATGATTTAACCCTGATTCCTTGTTGTGTGGCCTGGCAcacctgtgtacgtgtgtcctGAGGCCATCTGCATCCAGCCTATTAACATATAGCTGATGGACCAAGCCCAACATGTGCAGGCAGGCCAGAGAGGTGAGAGACTCAGTTActagcagacagacatgctGGAATGTGTTTAGAGGACACAGCTGGACCCCATAATGACCTGGCtgcagtggggtgggggggggggggtataattGAATGTGTATGGGCAGGCATCAGGTGAGAAGATGTAAACGACCCTTGTATCGTATGGCCAGGTGGTCAGTGGTGACAGAGTAGTCCTGCCTAACACGGGTGAAAACTATGACCCAAATATCATTGTGGACCTCTGTGGATTACTGACGCCCTATGATTGGTCAGTGGTTGAGCCTCCAAAGAGGAAGACTGGAGGCACTGATGTCGTTTTCTTCTAAGGTACAAGCCCTTGTCGTGAAGCAGGCAGGACAGGCATCGCTGCTGAAATACATGTATGTTAGCCTGCCTGCTGGCACCCTCTAGAGGCGACCTCTCAGAAGAGCTCTGCTGTGGCCATGATTGCAGGCTGACCTGGACAgaccagactgtgtgtgtgtgtgtgtgtgggggggggggggggggggtccatatGGCTCATATGAACACTACTGATCAATACTTTAAAGGCCCCAGTGGAATACTGTTAGTTTTAGTTGGTGACGCCCCTTTAACGCAGTTCCACACCACTGGGTTGGACCCAGTTTGCAGAACCTCAGACTGAAGACGATGATGAAGATAATAAAAAGGAAGAGGTGACAACGACAACCATCAACCTATTATATTATGGCAGCTTCTTCATCGCTGTCAATCCTGTGATCAAACTCAGACTTCTACTTTAATCTGACTCAAGAGAACTCAtattaacagttttttttttacttcagatGACCTGAActgtaccatcacacaccagacATTTACCACATTTGAGAATAATGCAAAGCAGCATTACCAGTTTAAAAGCATAATTTCAGCTCCACAGAAGGCTTCACTGCTCCTCTTTGTTCTGTCCTCTCCAGAAGGTGTGTATTTAACTATATAAGTACTTTATATTAGTCTCTATACTTCTAaaactttacatttatttaagtcactttctacttcttacattgtATTCCTTAAATGTGTACATTTTATTCCTTAAATGTTTTGAATACATTACACTTTATAGTTGCCATTTGATGCCATGGTGTGCATGTCTCTTTATACTTCTCATACTTTATGATTTATATGAGTCACttgtcacgacgtgaggtggggttagacccaaacgcaggggagtcggcaggcatggcagaaacaagggttttatttctcaaaaacgggaacagatagggtactcacacggacaggtatggtaaggacaagacaaagactggatacaaaacaggaacctaaatacccaaacgacacacaggtggacacaatgacgctaacgagacaggtgaagacaatgacagggaaacactagggcaggacaaaaaactgaaactggggggggcacggctgtggccgtgacatcaCTTTCTACGTCTTATTCTTGACACTTTTATTAGTCTCTTTTACTTATTATACTTTGTTAGTCACATTCCACTTCTTTTATTTTAACTTTGAATTCTATTTTTGTTTCTACTTGTAATACTTTACACTTTATTTGAGCCTTTTTCTACTTAATATAcattttactttatttgtaaaagTGTGATAAGGAGATGTTTACTTTAATACGGGACTAGTTTGGAAGTGTCTGTTTGTGACTGTAATGAAAATATCTCTATGGGAACAGCATGaaggtgtatgagtgtgtgaggtgagcaGAGAGGTGTATATATTTGCATATATTCATTCCAGACAGGATGGACCCCAGGCTCATCACCCTGCTTCTCATCCTTTGCCTTTTGGAAGGAATGAGTAATTATCTACCGACAACTGACCCTGACTATAACAAACAGGGAGATGATCAGAATAAAGagaaatatacacatacaccaGAAGTTAAAAACATGAATATATTCTGCAATATTGTCTGAAAtattgtctgtctgactgctgttttgtctgtctgtctgtcggtctgtctgtctgtctgtctctcttttccactCTTTCCTGCTGATTGATGATATACAATATTAAAATGTACTATTCTGTTCCTCCAGGTCCTCAAAACTGTCATTTGAAGAATACTGTGGAGAATACTACAGAACATATGAAGAAAGTTGACAAGTTGTTAGACGTTGCAAACATTAATGCCATCATTGAGTATTTAATATCCTACTAAACAACAAAAGACTTTCTCTACAATATAACTTGTCTATAACTGGTATATGACACAGTACTTGTGtagctcacctgtgtgtgtgtgtgtgtgtgtgtgtgtttgtgtgtatttgtgtgtgtgtgcatttgtgtgtttgtgttctccaGATCAGTCGAAAGCCTAGAGAAGATTCTGGAGAACACATGTCTGAACCAGTCTATTACACACATCAGTGTAGGCCATCTGAAGGCTCAAATGTTTCAAACTGATGAGAACTTCACAGGACTTAACATCTCTGAGGAGGTCAGTACCTTTACTTTATTTCATTACTTTCTATAACTTACTTACTATATAGACTATACAGACtcttttgagttgtgtgatgtggCAGGTGACCTCGGACTGTCTTAACGAGACCAGCATGAATCTGGAAGTGAAGCTACCAGGAGAGGTGCTGGTCTATGGGGAGAACAACAACATAGTGTTCTGCATGATCACATCCAATGTGTTCAAGGTTATGAAcctcattttgtgtgtgtgtgtgtgtgtgtgtgtactgtacttgaagtgtgtgtgaatgtgcatgtatatctgtgtgtggttggtctgtgtgtctttgtgtgggtATCACATGTGTTAgaatatgtgagtgtgttttgtgtgtgtgtgtattcactgtCTTGGTTTCCTTGCAGCCCCTGACGGTCCTGTATGGTAGGGTTGTGGGTGTTACGGTGAGCAACAAGACAATCTCAGGTCTTCAGGAGCCTGtcaacataacatttcctcTACAGCCCTGCCCTGTGAACCAAAGTGTAACTACAACTCCTCCTCACAATTTCACATTTGGGATAGCACACATTATCAGTCACAGGCCGAAACTAACATACAGTTTTCAACACATTTGCCTTTTGTTCCTGACTGTATTCTAttgatctgtgtttgtgttttagatGGGAACAAATGTTTCCTTTTCCTGTCAATTTTTTAATTTTTCTGACAACAGTAAGTAAACACAGCATCAAATGTTTGAGATTAGTACTAGTATTATTAGCATTATTACAGATGAGGCGGTCAGTGAGCGTGCTCCTGAGTGAGATGAACTAGTGAGGTCTTACATGGGGCTTCTTTGTGGCTGGTCCTGACAGATTACCACAGCGAAGGTTGTTCCACCCACTATGAACAGGGCCAGGATCGAGTGCTCTGCTCCTGTAACCATCTCACCTACTTTGCTGTGctcatggtacacacacacacatacagacatacacatgctcacatcttgtactcacacacagaaacacacacacacacatacacagaaacacacacatacacagaaacacacacatacagtactcacacactcatgaaTGAACTCACATTCAAAAATGTACATCtactcacaaacaaacatgcaaTACACACAAACTAAAAAACGCCCACTCACTTCACCCATAAAAATATTACATGATAAAATGAACTTAGTCAAAAGGTACTGAAGAATTTAGATTATACAAGCATAATCAtttcacaacaaacaaacaatttaTTTTTTAATGAAACAAtattgacagtgtgtgtttgtttgtgtgtttttattgtcTCCTCAGATCTCCCCTCCATTAGCAATGAATGATGAGGTGGCCTTGAGCTACATCTCTCTGATTGGTTGCAGTGTGTCCCTACTCTTCCTGATTTTCACTGTTGGGCTCTACATCCGACAGAGGCTTAGAAGGTAGGTTTGGTGTCTGGTAGAGGTCAGGTTCCGGACAGGGCGTGGCTTCTCATTATTCTTTCTGTTCATTTcttactctttttctctcttttttgtactctcttttttttctctccagagTCACTGGTCTTGCAGACGTGTCTCTGAAGCTGCACATCAACCTGGCCGTGGCACTGATCCTGCTCAACTTGCACTTCCTGCTCATGAAACAGGTGTCATCAATGGTCTCGTCGGGGGCCTGCATCTATGTGGGGCTCCTCCTCCACTACTCCCTGTTGGCCACCTTCTCCTGGATGGCCATTGAGGGCTTCCACCTCTACCTGCTCCTGGTCCGAATCTTTAACATTTACATCAGCAGATATCTGCTTAAACTTTGCCTCGTGGGTTGGGGTGAGTTGCCCCCTGATAACAAGAGGGATGGGGTGTCTTGCAGACAACAACAATGTTTCTATCAGATTATgaaatatgtgtatatgtgtgtgtgtgtttcaggcttTCCTGCTGTCATTGTCATCATTGTAGTCATCATAAACAGAGAAGCGTATGGCCCTGTGACTTTGCCATCATCTGAGGTCAACACCACCACGACCAAAATGTAAGACTGGACTACACcccagtgttgccacagttactttcaaaaagtaacttagttacgttacagattacttgattttaaaagaaacttagttactttacaagttactttattagttacatttaGCAGCTAccgacaacacccccgccgcctcaacataaaaaaaggtgctttcgacttcatgcagcgccggcgttgcctgcagccgcctgcagccgcctgcagcccgtctgacttgaagcagccaatggcattctcaacttcaagcaccgccggtgctgcatgaagtcgaacacacctattgacaaCCAGCTCTATAAGTTTGACTGTGCCGTGCTGCGAACCTTCCATCTTTAGCTGAaaaatactcaaaatagtgattgtatttccaactcgaaaatgcgcatctctctctctcctgctagctacattgttgtttgtgtcgctgagtggtaggtctatgtatatacacgtgacgtgaccctcgtgctgaaaacgtgacttaattgtcgcataggcttaaCTCCCAGAGAAGCAAGAAAAAATCAAATacatattttactattaatgacaaaatagtaacgcacagtgacttgaacaagtaactttaatctaattactggtttggaaatagtaacgcgttagataactccttactgaaaaaagtggtcagattagagtgGCATCACTGCCCTTTACACCCCTGGGCAGTACTGTTAcggtgctctctctccctctctctctctttctctctctttctctctccctgtctctctttctctctctgtcaatttTTTCCCCCtcgtttgtctttctctctaactactctcgccccctctcccccagatgTTACCTGTCTGATGAGGTGGCGAAGGTTGTGACCACGGTGGGCTTTGTCAGCCTGGTCCTACTCTTCAACCTGGGTATCCTGGGGATGGCAGCGAGGCGTGTCCTCTCTATGAGTGTGGCACAGGGAGGGACTGTTGATGTGGCCAGGGGCAGAGTCAAAAGGGATCTCTACACCCTTTTGGGCATCAGTTGTCTGCTGGGTGTGACCTGGGGTCTGGTGTTCTTCTCCTTCGTTCAACTGGCAACACCAGGCCTCTACCTGTTCTGTGTCCTGAACTCCCTACAAGGTCCAACCCCTACACTCTGTACACTACACTCTGCACCCTTCTCCCTACACCCTGTTTACTACACCCTACACCTGCAAATGCCAGAGAGAGAATAGACTTCCCCGCCACAAAGAACACTTGGTTGACCATGTTCCCTTCACCCGCTACAGCAGGActaaaacaaaaatatatttgtggAGGTCATGATAAAATGAAcatactcaccccccccccccccacacacacacacacacaaatatacacatgcaaatactgtacacatacattTATTCACACATAAACTCACAAATATATTGAAATAATACAGTAAACATTTACAATAAACAAAGGAATGTTGGTTTTAGAATAAACTCTATTTCTCTTTATACAGGGTTCTTCATCTGCGTGTGGATCTTGGTATCCATGAGGAAGAGCAGCAATCGCTGCACAGAAAGTGTCACTCACAGTGTTACTCACAGTACCAAaacctgaacacacagacacataaatatacacagacacaagagagcacaaacacacatcagcacacacacacccctccacactaaTCTTCAATGTCAGGAAGATCAAGGGCTGAACTCTGTGGCACTGTAAGCGTTTGGGTTTGTGATTTCAGTCACCATAAATGTGCAAATATAGCAAATAATCTTTTTCTCTTTGCATTATGGTATATTGTGTGTAGATTGATGAGaaaactaatttcatttattgaGTAATAAAGTTGTAACTAACTGGTTGTTGTAAGAAAAATTACAAAATGCATTTTATGTTATTCAACTTGTGGAATAAAGCTGAGTATGAAAGGATTTGTGTCATGAAATGTGCAGAACGTTTCACTTTTCTAAATGCAGACAGTGATAACTTTATAATGTTGTAGTGAAGCCTTATGAATGCATTAGATTTCATCACTTTCCGAAAGCAATCAAATATGAATTCAAAGTGGCTTATGAGTATGCTATAACACACCATGAAACAAGATTATGATGTACTAATAGTCACTTGGTGCTAATTGACCCCATCTTAGAAAACTGAAATAATTGTGGGATATATATCAAAAATGTGTCAAAGATTCGGTTATACAGTTTTACATTCATAAATACGTGCATTAACTATACTGTATTTCTGAACTGTGAGATCAAGTAAGTGTCCACTAACTCTTGGAATATCTCACCCTGGTGATGTCCGCACACATTGAGAAGTTTTGCATTAAACAAATTGAATGACACACTGACCTTCCATCAGACATAAAGCACATATTGTTTGACTCTACCATGTGAACTGAAAATAGAAGCTGAGAGCGTGTCGATTTGACTACTGGAAAACACAGCCTCAACATTCAGTGAGTGTTGGTCAGCAGGTGGTCGGCAGGAAGAGCATCAGGAGTGGAGTTCACACTGCTCTGGCTTCCCAGAAGGACTTGGATAGAAAAGACTGCCTCATAAGATCTGTAAGTATTTGTATGAAGATTGTATGATTCCTTAATAGCCTGTTCCAAATGTACATGTACTTGTGATCAATTTCAATACAGTAATAATACAGTATAAGTCTTAAACACTCCTGTTCTAAAGACTCATGAAGACTTGTGATGTTGTACACCAATACACACCAATACACTCATGATTGCATTACATTTATAATTATAATGACCTATAATGTACAGAAACGTAATGTATCATACAGCATTATACAGATCATACAGCATTATAATGATCAACCCTGTGATTAATTTAAAAGATGTGGTCAATGAGCGCCAAATCACTGTTAGCGCATGATCATCTTTTTTTGTGGTGTGTTATTGCTTACTCATAAGCCAATATAAAGTAATCTTTGACTGATTTAAGTAAAAATTGAAATTGAAATGTCTACTGCATACAGACGTCACTACAACATAGTGGTCATTGTCTGCATtcagtaatgtaaatgtaaagtgaaaagttCTGCACATTTCATGACACAAATTCTTTAATATTTTGCTTTATGTCACAAGTTGAATAACATAAAAGACTTTGGCacattttgttttattattattacaaccAATTAGTTACAATTTTATTATTAATTGGAAGAAATTCGTTTTCTCATCAATCTACTCAAAATATACCATAATGCAAAGAGAAAAAAGCTATTAGAAATATTTGAAAATGTATTAAGtaatgaaaatatatataaactggCTACCAACGTAATCAGACTAAAGATAAATTAAAATGacataaatatgtatatataaaccGTATatatataccgtatttcttcaaataaacgctgcagcgtttattaaataacgttcatttttggtgcagcgtttattcgagggcggcgtttattcgagggcggcgtttaattagtaagggtgatctcgtgaattgtagctgcagtgcagccatagactatggaagcaaatcgttaccaaaattcaaatgcaattccagaaatgcatttgcattttaagaatgtggctgcattatttgactcataaatgaaattagtaatcaatcatcctatttgcattttaattttcttcttcaagagtgctcaatctttcacttaattaaaatgaaaaagaaatggacatttgagatttaatttccaaaatatgccccagcaaatagataccaaaattaaatttgaaatgtaaaatttgaaaattcaaatgcatttgcagaaatgcattttcattttaagaacgtggctgcaaaatcgtcaccacaattcaaatgcatttccagaaatgcattttcattttcaagaacgtggctgcaaaatcgtgaccacaattcaaattcaaatgcatttgcagaaatgcaaaatgaacgaaaaagcattctgagcgccgcagcagagtgacgtcagtagccgctcttcttcagctccctgctgaccgagctacccatcttgttcggtagggggcggtgtgcacatctgcattgcattacattacaaatgtgccgggaaattgattgaattgccgggtctttagagcagcgttccccaaccggaccggtaccggtccgcgggtCATTttgtaccgggccgcacaaaaaagaattaataacattatttccttttaattgattatcagagtctgaaagacgttttattctgagaaatgacctgattctctccttctccgcgggccttttcccctgagcaaaaaagctctgcaaagacgtgtgtttacagttttttttagcaagtttgtgggctttattgagcggtatcatgcgcgtctcttcctcttgacacatgacaagtgatagttaccactcaatggagcctgtttgagacaacaactatatcggtgttttggatgaaggctatcctgagatcgccactaaagcactgaaaaccctgcttccatttccaacatcaagcgggattttctgctgtgacagcaatcaaacaaaattatggaataggcctaaactggatataaggaacgcacttcgggtgtcaatcatatgattgattactaattttatttatgagtcaaataatgcagccacattcttaaaatgcaaatgcatttctggaaatgcatttgcatttgaattttggtaacgatttgcttccataatagacaacttcgttgctggcattgtgacaaatgaatcatgctgctaaaaacgcaggtttcatttactaccgctgacctccttgtctattctttgtttgtctatgagtgcggcaactccctttctcattggctatcaattaggtgtgcgttggtagtacaactgtctcaaatacaggtGTTCTACAtcgtgtagaaatctgaagcagcatgcctaaatgttcatacacgttagctttcaaacagaaagttatgtacatgtgtaataaatactggggttgaatttaaccaattaaataaccgttttcagatttttttggtgtgGCGTTTagtcgagggcggcgtttattacacaacgttcatttttggtgcagcgtttattcgagggcggcgtttattcgagggcgacgtttattcaaagaaatacggtatatatactgtattgtgGGACTATGTTTAGCCAGTTCCCTAGCAAGCTTGCCATGACGACTGAGATTGGGTCTTGCTAATTCATATTATAGATACATATTGTAGTTGACTCGGAGTAGCTACTTAGCTATATATTTCTGCACAGATACTCACTTCCCCTTTTTGTAGGGCATCGTATTGGTTGTAGAAACCAGCCATTTCACTCATATAGTCTACCGACATGGTGGAGCTCCTTCCACTGACTAATCGGATGAGGGTTAATCAAGATACCAAAAATGTTTAGATTTGTAAGTGTTAGACACGAGTGTTAGACCATTATACCAGTGCCTTAGCTGGTACTCCAGAGCCTTTGCAGGTTCTTGTTCTCGGCCTCGAGCTTTGatattgatgttgttgtttttttcagaaTAACACCGTACACGACTATGGTTCCTTCCCTGCACTTACTACTGCTGCTGGTTGGGGCTGTGGTTCAGGCCTACATTATAGGTAACattgcacacactcactcagacataccacactacacacacacatacaaatgcacacacacgtgcaagcacacaatgcactgcaaatgcacacacatgcatgcacaaacactcaGATTTAAACATACAGATTTAAAGCATTAAAACAAAGCACAGTTAATGGACTAATTTAGTTTGGTCATTAGGAGACTTGAGTATAACAGCAAATCAAGGAACCTCATCTGTGACTCTGACCAACCATGGCATCTACATCAACGATTCTACTACAAATCGGGATCAGATTTGTATCTGGGGGTATGACAGCTGCTACTGTGAATGCAACTTTATGAACGACACCTGCAACGAAATGGCATTGGACTGCTTATTAAGTAAGCATGATAATAATgtcgatggtgatgatgatgttggtGTAGCATGTTgtcgatggtgatgatgatgttggtGTAGCATGTTGTCAATGGTGATGATGATTATGAGGATGTCTCTGTAGAAACAAATGTTAGCATGACTGATGGGACAGCTTCATTCAACATATGTAAGCATGCTATTTTATTTAAACCTTTAAGGTTTTAATCATTTAAAAATGATTCAACTTTTTATATTTGCATTTGTGGTTTGTTTATCATGTGACAATCATTGTTAGTTTGTTTTGTTGCTGTAACTGCAGGTTCCTCCCTGTGTCATGTGACTCCATGCAAAGGGCCTGCGATCAACTCACTGTTGCATAAGAGGCCCACGGCCTCCAGCTGGAAAAACCTTTGGAGGATCTTCACCATCAGGAGCATGTGTCCAGACTTGTTCAAAAGAAACATCACCATCAAAAGAAGTTTTTTAGAGTAAGTTgacttacattttattttagcGGCAACTTagctccattcctctcctccccgtTCCACTGCCACCCTTCCATTTATTCTCCCATcccatctctcttttcctcttctcttctcctccatgaCTCCAGTATAGAGAGGGTGTTAATACAAACCCTATTGGATGAGCCTTTCTCTGGATGGCCGATCATCTACAACAACAGATACCTTTCTGTGTATGTGGTCCCCATCTCCAACCTCACCTCCAACTCTGAGGGCATGATAAACATACCTGCTCCCCAGGTAGGATCACCGAGGACAGATTCTAATGAGAACTAGAgaaggtacaatttctggggaaattgtgaggtgtgcttgcgtccgTTGCAGATGAGTCCGTTTTAttacttacattttacaactaatatttctgtttcttatatactagtgtaataattggaccaatacgctgttcctattggtccagaagacgttctcaaagtctcaaagttaataataccgtttatatacctcctgaaagttcgcagaggtaaataaacgtttttacggacctagcaacaagcggttgccttggagatgtagccattgaccttaacaacgtggcatctgctcggcaacaaagtagcctaagttGCCCCcccaaaaactaaaacaaccaaatatggtttctgcacaggtccgcaaacgccccgcaatcgcttcccgttttaaagaagtatctgaagcagacagaagaccaattgatgttgttgatatgttgccttggaggtgtagtgacgtcaccagtgcaagtgcagctgattgctctgacaacatggcgtttgctccagattcgacgtgtttgatttgtgatcttcccacgtattataagaaaccaaatgtttacctcgacaggtcagcaaacgctttgtctcctcgatttgttaaaacgatttgtttgtaattgTTTGTGTTATGTTCTTATATATGAAAAATGACGAAGTAGGCAGAGCTTAATCAACATGATACTTTACTCAGGGCAGAACTAGCATGGCATCTCTCCGGAAGTCACTTCTTCATCCCTATACAACCTGTATCAGTACTTCCTGTGCTGCATTAAAAGGTACAGGACACAACATTTTCCCCTTTGTAGAAAAGGAGTAACTACCCTACTGAAATACGTACAAGTATAATAGAGAACACAGGTATGCAGAACAACTTACCCTTTTGACTAACATTACTGTGCAATTAAATAATTCCAGTGCAATTACTACAGTAACAGTGTATCAGAAATAGTGCATATAGTAATTTCAACAGTCCATGGTCACTGATTCAAAGTGCAAGTGAAACAATCGTATGCATCACCAGAATCACAGTATAACATTACATTCTTAAGTAACAAAGTCTTGCAGCCAGTTAGGCTGACGAGTATTTCGCATGGGCCTAGGCTCAGGTGATTCGTCAGGTGGTTTAGTGTCctcgtgtgaaggtgtgtgtgtagtgatggGAAAG harbors:
- the LOC134028061 gene encoding adhesion G protein-coupled receptor G3-like, whose product is MFQTDENFTGLNISEEVTSDCLNETSMNLEVKLPGEVLVYGENNNIVFCMITSNVFKPLTVLYGRVVGVTVSNKTISGLQEPVNITFPLQPCPVNQSMGTNVSFSCQFFNFSDNNYHSEGCSTHYEQGQDRVLCSCNHLTYFAVLMISPPLAMNDEVALSYISLIGCSVSLLFLIFTVGLYIRQRLRRVTGLADVSLKLHINLAVALILLNLHFLLMKQVSSMVSSGACIYVGLLLHYSLLATFSWMAIEGFHLYLLLVRIFNIYISRYLLKLCLVGWGFPAVIVIIVVIINREAYGPVTLPSSEVNTTTTKICYLSDEVAKVVTTVGFVSLVLLFNLGILGMAARRVLSMSVAQGGTVDVARGRVKRDLYTLLGISCLLGVTWGLVFFSFVQLATPGLYLFCVLNSLQGFFICVWILVSMRKSSNRCTESVTHSVTHSTKT